Proteins encoded within one genomic window of Lysinibacillus louembei:
- a CDS encoding Cof-type HAD-IIB family hydrolase yields MKQHLIVLDLDGTLLTDQQQISTHTKDILMKAQQEGHAVMIATGRPYRASEIYYRELDLKTPIVNFNGALVHHPTNSAWQQLHSPLAMSVVHDVVDSVDKFDYENLIAEIMDDVYLHNEDEKMMHILTMGNPQITTGNLKTHLLEDPTSLLIQATDQHITTIRQHLEDVHAELIEHRRWGAPFNIIEVVRKGLSKAVGISRIAHEMQIPRERIIAFGDEDNDLEMIDYAGIGVAMNNGIEPLKNIANEITLSNNEDGIGKFLAQRLKL; encoded by the coding sequence CATACAAAGGATATTTTAATGAAAGCCCAGCAAGAGGGACATGCAGTCATGATTGCAACGGGTCGTCCTTATCGTGCGAGTGAAATTTATTACCGCGAGCTTGATTTAAAAACACCAATCGTTAATTTTAATGGTGCATTAGTACATCACCCAACGAATAGTGCTTGGCAGCAGCTTCATTCACCGCTTGCAATGAGCGTTGTACACGATGTTGTCGATTCAGTTGATAAATTTGATTATGAAAATTTAATCGCAGAAATAATGGATGATGTTTATTTGCATAATGAAGATGAAAAAATGATGCATATTTTAACGATGGGCAATCCACAAATTACAACAGGTAATTTAAAAACTCATTTATTGGAGGACCCTACTAGCTTACTTATTCAAGCGACAGATCAGCATATTACAACAATTCGTCAGCATTTAGAGGATGTCCACGCTGAATTAATTGAGCACCGCCGCTGGGGGGCACCATTCAATATTATTGAAGTTGTACGCAAAGGGTTAAGTAAAGCGGTTGGCATTTCTCGTATTGCCCATGAAATGCAAATTCCACGCGAGCGCATTATTGCTTTCGGTGATGAGGATAACGATTTAGAAATGATTGATTATGCAGGAATAGGTGTTGCAATGAACAATGGCATTGAACCATTAAAGAACATTGCTAATGAAATTACGCTATCCAATAATGAAGATGGCATCGGGAAGTTTTTAGCACAGCGTTTGAAGCTGTAA